A window of Brachybacterium fresconis contains these coding sequences:
- a CDS encoding GNAT family N-acetyltransferase, whose protein sequence is MTDDSGTAPYEFSTDDSRLDHAWIHQVLSTLTYWAAGRERAAQDRIIETSRNYGLYEVATGRQVAYARIVTDQVTFAWLADVIVDPVHRRRGLARELIDQVLEDLAPLGLKRVVLKASAEGRALYEQRGWNELEGAEDWLELRRG, encoded by the coding sequence ATGACCGACGACTCCGGCACCGCCCCGTACGAGTTCTCGACCGACGACTCCCGCCTCGATCACGCGTGGATCCACCAGGTGCTCAGCACGCTGACCTATTGGGCGGCCGGCCGGGAGAGGGCGGCCCAGGACCGCATCATCGAGACGTCCCGCAACTACGGGCTCTACGAGGTTGCGACCGGGCGGCAGGTCGCCTACGCCCGGATCGTCACCGATCAGGTGACCTTCGCGTGGCTGGCCGACGTCATCGTCGATCCTGTGCACCGTCGGCGCGGGCTCGCTCGGGAGCTGATCGACCAGGTGCTGGAGGATCTCGCGCCGCTGGGGCTGAAGCGCGTCGTGCTCAAGGCCTCGGCCGAGGGGAGAGCGCTCTACGAACAGCGGGGGTGGAACGAGCTCGAAGGCGCCGAGGACTGGCTGGAGCTGCGACGGGGCTGA
- a CDS encoding HNH endonuclease signature motif containing protein, whose product MAAKTSTTTGMSADSAHAADSTDSAESAATDTAHAAASAKAPRTAGPPRTPVRAHTPLDPDTFAAHSHVEPGCVEEQLARELFATHHEEALAYAGRLRKLAMLWDDTSEEGDMNAILVADARRITLDRARTLLRDAATAVVDLPHTLARLEAGHLPVSWFEQLLRRTRRLTSDQCQQVDDRVAEWDLENITADRFSRELGKLIAWFGMAAVRETPPEQRDVSLEINPDHDGTACLLVTGPIHEMLDLSRRLDLAARAVQNEQRHAAKEGRPAPFDIDGEVARTAYRMPLAALRYAILTRTMLETSGVQVPQSRFRLQVIVPAMTLLGESDAPGTIDGTIPLPARMARHLAADEPTWYRILTDPSDGAYLPLPPTTYSPTTAMAEHLRLLDPVCAVPGCTNNVCTIGEADHIEEYDHRNPEKGGQTALENLHRLCWTHHDMKTRGLLDPVRGPDGTTTWHIGDRAIITTDQNRDLLTPELAAALQSSWEAYEDMRLGDDLRLQGLGLLEDTDPADASDPPDGPEPADGAVPAGPGDASGGADRPALVGAASFSDPPF is encoded by the coding sequence ATGGCCGCGAAAACATCGACGACGACGGGAATGTCGGCCGACTCGGCGCACGCAGCCGACTCGACAGACTCCGCTGAGTCAGCCGCGACCGACACCGCGCACGCTGCCGCGTCGGCGAAGGCTCCCCGCACGGCCGGGCCCCCGCGCACGCCGGTCCGCGCCCACACGCCGCTGGATCCGGACACCTTCGCCGCCCACTCGCACGTCGAACCCGGATGCGTCGAGGAGCAGCTCGCCCGAGAGCTGTTCGCCACCCATCACGAGGAGGCCCTGGCCTACGCCGGTCGCCTGCGGAAGCTCGCCATGCTCTGGGACGACACCAGCGAAGAGGGCGACATGAACGCGATCCTCGTCGCCGACGCGCGCCGGATCACGCTGGATCGGGCGCGCACGCTGCTGCGCGATGCCGCCACCGCCGTCGTCGACCTGCCCCACACGCTCGCCCGCCTCGAGGCAGGCCACCTCCCGGTCTCATGGTTCGAGCAGCTGCTGCGACGGACTCGTCGGCTCACCTCCGACCAGTGCCAGCAGGTCGACGACAGGGTCGCCGAGTGGGACCTGGAGAACATCACCGCGGATCGGTTCTCGCGGGAGCTGGGCAAGCTCATCGCCTGGTTCGGGATGGCGGCGGTCCGTGAGACGCCGCCCGAGCAGCGGGACGTCTCCCTCGAGATCAATCCTGATCACGACGGCACCGCCTGCCTGCTCGTCACCGGACCCATTCACGAGATGCTCGACCTCTCGCGCCGCCTCGACCTGGCAGCGCGCGCCGTCCAGAACGAGCAGCGCCATGCCGCGAAGGAGGGGCGCCCCGCGCCCTTCGACATCGACGGCGAGGTCGCCCGCACGGCATACCGCATGCCGCTGGCAGCCCTGCGCTACGCGATCCTCACCCGCACCATGCTCGAGACCTCGGGCGTCCAGGTGCCCCAGAGCCGCTTCCGCCTGCAGGTGATCGTCCCGGCCATGACCCTGCTGGGGGAGTCCGACGCCCCCGGCACCATCGACGGCACCATCCCGCTGCCCGCACGGATGGCCCGCCACCTCGCGGCCGACGAGCCCACCTGGTACCGGATCCTCACCGATCCCTCCGACGGTGCCTACCTTCCGCTGCCGCCGACGACGTACTCTCCGACCACCGCGATGGCCGAGCATCTCCGCCTGCTCGACCCGGTCTGCGCCGTGCCCGGCTGCACCAACAATGTGTGCACGATCGGCGAAGCGGACCATATCGAGGAATACGATCACAGGAATCCCGAGAAGGGCGGGCAGACCGCTCTCGAGAATCTTCATCGATTGTGTTGGACGCACCACGACATGAAAACCCGAGGGCTTCTCGACCCCGTCCGAGGACCGGATGGCACGACCACATGGCACATCGGTGATCGCGCCATCATCACCACCGACCAGAACCGGGATCTGCTGACCCCGGAACTCGCCGCGGCCCTCCAGAGCTCCTGGGAGGCGTACGAGGACATGCGGCTCGGGGACGATCTCCGCCTGCAAGGTCTCGGACTGCTCGAGGACACGGATCCGGCCGATGCGAGCGATCCGCCCGATGGTCCAGAGCCGGCCGATGGTGCAGTTCCTGCCGGGCCGGGAGACGCGTCCGGTGGCGCGGATCGTCCTGCGCTCGTCGGGGCGGCATCGTTCTCCGATCCGCCGTTCTGA
- the nagE gene encoding N-acetylglucosamine-specific PTS transporter subunit IIBC, with amino-acid sequence MKFFQRLGRSLMLPVAVLPVAAILSGIGYWIINATGDDANLAGVFFKTAGDALLDHLPLLFAIGISIGMARKSDGTSALAGLVSWLMVTTLLKPENVALFRGIGEDAVNPAFDNLENVFVGIICGLIGAWVYDHFKDTKLPDALSFFSGKRSVAIITAGISLVVALVLFFVWPLVYSGLVGFGEFILTLGPVGVGIYGFFNRLLIPLGLHHALNSVFWYDVAGINDLGNFLDATGTHGVTGQYMTGFFPIMMLGLPGAALAMYVTAKTARRKVAGGVLLSSAIASFFVGVTEPLEFSFMFLAPGLYVVHALFMGISMGVSAALPVRMGFGFSGGFIDLVLGWVNPMAQNPWAIPLMGVFWFVVYFLVFRFIIRRFDLKTPGREDDEDLVDEDDAVAPGADKYLVTATAFLAALGGRENIIDLENCATRLRMEVADTTAVDEAALKRAGAAGTMKPGGQSVQVVYGTSVQFVKDAMEDIVTGKREPVESGEPGAVADATGGADGSTATAVRTSSLVRLRQPVAGTVVPLSEVPDPTFAGGIMGPGVAIEPTSGEVVAPAAGTITHVFPTGHAVALTLDDGTEVLVHVGLDTVKLQGEGFTTLVETGEHVTAGTPLLRADLSAIRVAGYETVTPVIVLNDKEARIELI; translated from the coding sequence ATGAAGTTCTTCCAGCGCCTGGGCAGATCTCTGATGCTGCCCGTGGCCGTACTCCCCGTCGCCGCGATCCTGAGCGGTATCGGCTACTGGATCATCAACGCGACCGGCGACGACGCCAACCTCGCCGGCGTCTTCTTCAAGACCGCCGGCGACGCGCTGCTGGACCATCTGCCGCTGCTGTTCGCCATCGGCATCTCCATCGGCATGGCCAGGAAATCCGACGGCACCTCCGCGCTCGCGGGCCTCGTCTCCTGGCTCATGGTGACGACGCTGCTGAAACCGGAGAACGTCGCGCTTTTCCGGGGCATCGGGGAGGATGCGGTCAACCCGGCCTTCGACAACCTCGAGAACGTGTTCGTCGGCATCATCTGCGGCCTCATCGGCGCCTGGGTGTACGACCACTTCAAGGACACGAAGCTGCCGGACGCCCTGTCCTTCTTCTCCGGCAAGCGCTCGGTCGCGATCATCACCGCCGGGATCTCGCTCGTCGTCGCCCTCGTGCTGTTCTTCGTCTGGCCCCTGGTGTACTCGGGTCTGGTCGGCTTCGGCGAGTTCATCCTCACCCTCGGCCCCGTCGGCGTGGGCATCTACGGCTTCTTCAACCGTCTGCTGATCCCGCTGGGCCTCCACCACGCCCTGAACTCCGTGTTCTGGTACGACGTCGCCGGGATCAACGACCTCGGCAACTTCCTCGACGCCACAGGCACCCACGGCGTGACCGGCCAGTACATGACCGGATTCTTCCCCATCATGATGCTCGGCCTGCCCGGTGCGGCGCTGGCGATGTACGTGACGGCGAAGACGGCCCGTCGCAAGGTCGCCGGCGGCGTGCTGCTCTCCAGCGCCATCGCCTCGTTCTTCGTGGGTGTCACCGAGCCGCTGGAGTTCTCCTTCATGTTCCTGGCTCCGGGCCTGTACGTGGTCCACGCGCTGTTCATGGGAATCTCCATGGGCGTCAGCGCCGCGCTGCCGGTGCGGATGGGCTTCGGATTCTCCGGCGGCTTCATCGACCTGGTGCTGGGCTGGGTGAACCCGATGGCGCAGAACCCCTGGGCGATCCCGCTGATGGGCGTGTTCTGGTTCGTCGTCTACTTCCTCGTCTTCCGTTTCATCATCCGCCGTTTCGACCTGAAGACCCCTGGTCGGGAGGATGACGAGGACCTCGTGGACGAGGATGACGCCGTCGCCCCCGGCGCGGACAAGTACCTCGTGACCGCCACCGCCTTCCTCGCCGCACTCGGCGGCCGGGAGAACATCATCGACCTCGAGAACTGCGCGACCCGTCTGCGCATGGAGGTCGCCGACACCACGGCGGTCGACGAGGCCGCCCTCAAGCGCGCCGGAGCCGCTGGCACCATGAAGCCGGGCGGACAGTCCGTCCAGGTCGTCTACGGCACCAGCGTCCAGTTCGTGAAGGACGCCATGGAGGACATCGTGACCGGGAAGAGGGAGCCGGTCGAGTCCGGGGAGCCGGGCGCCGTCGCGGACGCGACCGGGGGAGCGGACGGAAGCACCGCCACCGCGGTGCGCACGAGCTCCCTGGTCCGCCTGCGCCAGCCCGTGGCCGGCACCGTCGTGCCGCTGTCCGAGGTGCCGGATCCGACCTTCGCCGGGGGCATCATGGGTCCGGGCGTCGCGATCGAGCCGACCTCGGGCGAGGTCGTCGCCCCCGCCGCCGGGACCATCACCCACGTGTTCCCGACCGGCCACGCGGTGGCGCTCACCCTCGACGACGGCACCGAGGTGCTCGTCCACGTCGGCCTCGACACGGTGAAGCTGCAGGGCGAGGGCTTCACGACCCTCGTGGAGACCGGGGAGCACGTCACCGCCGGCACGCCGCTGCTGCGCGCAGACCTCTCGGCGATCCGCGTGGCGGGGTACGAGACGGTCACACCGGTGATCGTGCTCAACGACAAGGAGGCTCGGATCGAGCTGATCTGA
- a CDS encoding sodium:proton antiporter, whose translation MGFEQFEIVAVVAVLIIVAASYFSTRLGLATPIILVIVGLGVSLIPGMPEVHPAPELILTVVLPPLLYSAAVNMPVMDFRRDLSTIGALSVVLVLVSAFVVGTLLWAIFPDLSYAAAVAVGAVVSPPDAVAATSIGKRLGLPPRLLTILEGEGLVNDATALVLLRTAVAATAGAFSFWHAAGDFFYAVAVAIVVGTVVGFVAVRIRSKIDQPVLTTAISFVVPFIAFLPAELAHASGVLAVVAAGLVTGATGVRRLSVADRNAERTNWLTAQLLLENGVFLLMGLQLMTLIDDVSHDGLSVWSAVWIGLAVTVLLGVIRTVFVVPVVFTARRRRSDYAERARRFSEVLDHVSTDERLRSNPRRERLERWLQRRHADARFYAGNGLGWRGGAVLAWSGMRGVVTLAAAQSLPTDFPYRTQLVLVAFVVALVTLVGQGGTLPLLIRVLGIRGTDEERARRELSLLLSEVNEAAVGQVVDNPDLRRRDGRPFDPAVLERARQMHDRMTSPRSGGQQQDSAKAQLPELLQLILDAQQDALNEARSTGSYDSSTIKRAQKQLDQGYVRITGA comes from the coding sequence GTGGGATTCGAACAGTTCGAGATCGTGGCCGTCGTGGCAGTGCTGATCATCGTCGCGGCGTCCTACTTCTCGACGCGGCTCGGGCTGGCCACGCCGATCATCCTGGTGATCGTCGGCCTCGGCGTGAGCCTCATCCCGGGGATGCCGGAGGTCCACCCGGCACCCGAGCTGATCCTGACGGTGGTGCTGCCGCCCCTGCTCTATTCGGCGGCGGTCAACATGCCGGTGATGGACTTCCGCCGTGACCTCAGCACGATCGGTGCGCTCTCCGTGGTGCTGGTGCTGGTCTCCGCCTTCGTCGTCGGCACCCTGCTCTGGGCGATCTTCCCGGACCTCAGCTACGCCGCCGCCGTCGCCGTGGGCGCGGTGGTCAGCCCACCGGACGCGGTCGCCGCGACCTCCATCGGCAAGCGTCTGGGCCTGCCCCCGCGACTGCTGACCATCCTCGAGGGCGAAGGCCTGGTCAACGACGCGACCGCTCTCGTGCTCCTGCGCACGGCCGTCGCCGCGACCGCCGGTGCTTTCTCCTTCTGGCACGCCGCCGGGGACTTCTTCTACGCCGTGGCCGTGGCGATCGTCGTCGGCACCGTCGTCGGCTTCGTCGCCGTGCGCATCCGCTCGAAGATCGACCAGCCGGTGCTGACCACCGCCATCTCCTTCGTGGTGCCGTTCATCGCCTTCCTGCCCGCCGAGCTCGCCCACGCCTCCGGGGTGCTCGCGGTGGTCGCGGCCGGGCTGGTCACCGGCGCCACCGGTGTGCGCCGGCTCAGCGTGGCCGACCGCAACGCCGAGCGCACCAACTGGCTGACCGCCCAGCTGCTGCTGGAGAACGGCGTGTTCCTGCTGATGGGCCTGCAGCTGATGACGTTGATCGACGACGTCTCGCACGACGGGCTGTCGGTCTGGAGCGCGGTGTGGATCGGGCTCGCGGTCACCGTCCTGCTCGGGGTCATCCGCACCGTCTTCGTGGTGCCGGTGGTGTTCACCGCCCGTCGGCGTCGATCCGACTACGCGGAGCGGGCGCGGCGTTTCTCCGAGGTGCTCGACCACGTCTCGACCGACGAGCGCCTGCGCTCCAATCCGCGCCGAGAGCGGCTCGAGCGCTGGCTGCAGCGCCGCCACGCAGATGCCCGCTTCTACGCCGGCAACGGATTGGGCTGGCGCGGCGGAGCGGTCCTGGCCTGGTCCGGCATGCGCGGCGTGGTCACGCTCGCCGCCGCGCAGTCGCTGCCCACCGACTTCCCGTACCGCACCCAGCTGGTCCTGGTCGCCTTCGTCGTCGCCCTGGTCACCCTCGTGGGCCAGGGCGGCACGCTGCCCCTGCTGATCCGGGTGCTCGGCATCCGCGGCACCGATGAGGAACGGGCCCGACGCGAGCTCTCGCTGCTGCTGTCCGAGGTCAACGAGGCCGCCGTCGGCCAGGTGGTCGACAATCCCGACCTGCGGCGCCGGGACGGCAGACCCTTCGACCCGGCGGTCCTCGAACGCGCCCGGCAGATGCATGACCGCATGACCAGTCCTCGGAGCGGGGGCCAGCAGCAGGATTCGGCCAAGGCCCAGCTCCCCGAGCTCCTGCAGCTGATCCTGGACGCCCAGCAGGACGCCCTGAACGAGGCGCGCTCGACCGGTTCCTACGACTCCAGCACCATCAAGCGCGCCCAGAAGCAGCTTGACCAGGGATACGTGCGCATCACGGGGGCCTGA
- a CDS encoding HNH endonuclease: MPVVRVYNLGYDVATGIGELLHTTTVRHAFGMIRREVADPVELTIVEDRIVPTVLELTRELSGAWVEGAGQRSIGFSFRAVHERDHWTCAYCGRSVSKTPACEALLATVDHIVPRSRGGESSWLNLVSACKECNNRKAAKTPAEAGMNLRFEPYDPARAYRVGGQVEALPVLLAG, translated from the coding sequence ATGCCCGTGGTGAGGGTCTACAACCTCGGATACGACGTCGCGACCGGCATCGGCGAGCTGCTGCACACCACCACCGTGCGCCACGCCTTCGGCATGATCCGCCGCGAGGTCGCCGATCCCGTCGAGCTGACCATCGTGGAGGACCGGATCGTCCCCACGGTCCTCGAGCTCACCCGCGAGCTCAGCGGCGCCTGGGTGGAGGGTGCCGGACAGCGCTCGATCGGCTTCTCCTTCCGCGCGGTCCACGAGCGCGACCACTGGACCTGCGCCTACTGCGGACGCAGCGTGTCCAAGACCCCGGCCTGCGAGGCGCTGCTGGCCACGGTCGACCACATCGTGCCGCGCTCCCGGGGCGGGGAGTCCTCGTGGCTGAACCTGGTCTCGGCGTGCAAGGAGTGCAACAACCGCAAGGCTGCCAAGACGCCCGCGGAAGCGGGGATGAACCTGCGGTTCGAGCCCTACGACCCGGCGCGCGCCTACCGCGTCGGAGGTCAGGTCGAGGCTCTGCCGGTGCTGCTGGCCGGCTGA
- a CDS encoding YrhK family protein, protein MDHRDHRTDVPIEVHIGHHELELSKRYESASIANDVLIGIWFIVGSICFFSEQLMTVGTWLFLIGSIQMTIRPAIRLARRVHLRQQGSEQPAHPMDF, encoded by the coding sequence ATGGACCATCGCGACCACCGCACCGATGTCCCGATCGAGGTGCATATCGGTCACCACGAGCTCGAGCTGAGCAAGCGCTACGAATCCGCCAGCATCGCCAACGATGTGCTGATCGGGATCTGGTTCATCGTCGGCTCGATCTGCTTCTTCTCCGAGCAGCTGATGACCGTCGGCACCTGGTTGTTCCTGATCGGCAGCATCCAGATGACCATCCGCCCCGCCATCCGTCTCGCCCGTCGGGTGCACCTGCGCCAGCAGGGCAGCGAACAGCCTGCGCACCCGATGGACTTCTGA
- a CDS encoding UDP-N-acetylglucosamine 1-carboxyvinyltransferase: MTQTTEMPAPGTENYRERIGAIIRDARLHADLTQTQLAAQLGTSQSAVNRIEKGQQNLTLDTLSRLGAALDSEFVGVGASGPSHLRVHGGTTLHGEIEVKTSKNAGVALLCASLLNTGTTVLRKVARIEEVNRLLEVLTSIGVKARWLNEDNDLELRVPERLDLGSIDADAARRTRSIIMFLGPLMHRAQTFQLPYAGGCDLGTRTVEPHMTALRPFGLDVVATEGYYQATASEGTGPRRPIVLTERGDTVTENALLAAALYEGETIIRNASPNYMVQDLCFFLEKLGVRIEGIGTTTLTVHGTTSISTDVEYAPSEDPIEAMSLITAAIVTGSSITVQRVPIEFLEIELAILEEMGLRYDRSAEYTARNGQTRLVDITTYPSQMRAPIDKIHPMPFPGLNIDNLPFFAVIAASAEGQTMLHDWVYENRAIYLTELTKLGGNVKLMDPHRVLIAGPTRWSGTEIVCPPALRPAVVILLAMLAAKGTSVLRNVYVINRGYEDLAERLNKLGARIETFRDI, from the coding sequence ATGACGCAGACGACGGAGATGCCCGCCCCCGGGACCGAGAACTACCGCGAACGGATCGGGGCGATCATCCGTGACGCCCGCCTCCACGCCGACCTGACCCAGACCCAGCTCGCCGCTCAGCTCGGCACCAGCCAGAGCGCCGTGAACCGCATCGAGAAGGGGCAGCAGAACTTGACCCTCGACACCCTCTCCCGCCTGGGAGCCGCCCTCGACTCCGAGTTCGTCGGCGTCGGCGCCTCCGGCCCCAGCCACCTGCGCGTGCACGGCGGGACCACTCTGCACGGCGAGATCGAGGTCAAGACCTCGAAGAACGCAGGGGTCGCCCTGCTGTGCGCCTCCCTGCTGAACACCGGCACCACCGTGCTGCGCAAGGTCGCCCGCATCGAAGAGGTCAACCGGCTGCTGGAGGTGCTCACCTCCATCGGGGTGAAGGCACGCTGGCTCAACGAGGACAACGATCTCGAGCTGCGCGTCCCCGAGCGTCTGGACCTGGGCTCCATCGACGCCGACGCGGCTCGTCGCACCCGCAGCATCATCATGTTCCTGGGGCCGCTGATGCACCGTGCCCAGACCTTCCAGCTGCCCTACGCCGGAGGCTGCGACCTCGGCACCCGCACCGTCGAGCCGCACATGACCGCGCTGCGGCCGTTCGGCCTCGACGTCGTCGCGACCGAGGGCTACTACCAGGCGACCGCCTCGGAGGGCACCGGCCCCCGCCGGCCGATCGTGCTCACCGAGCGCGGGGACACCGTCACCGAGAACGCGCTGCTGGCGGCCGCGCTCTACGAGGGCGAGACGATCATCCGCAACGCCAGCCCCAACTACATGGTCCAGGACCTGTGCTTCTTCCTCGAGAAGCTGGGCGTCCGGATCGAGGGGATCGGCACCACCACCCTGACGGTGCACGGGACCACCTCCATCAGCACCGATGTCGAGTACGCCCCCAGCGAGGACCCGATCGAGGCGATGAGCCTGATCACCGCCGCGATCGTGACCGGCTCGAGCATCACCGTGCAGCGGGTGCCGATCGAGTTCCTGGAGATCGAGCTGGCCATCCTCGAGGAGATGGGCCTGCGCTACGACCGCTCCGCGGAGTACACGGCGCGCAACGGACAGACCCGTCTGGTGGACATCACGACCTACCCCTCGCAGATGAGGGCCCCGATCGACAAGATCCACCCGATGCCGTTCCCGGGCCTGAACATCGACAACCTGCCGTTCTTCGCGGTCATCGCCGCGAGCGCGGAGGGCCAGACCATGCTGCACGACTGGGTGTACGAGAACCGGGCGATCTACCTCACCGAGCTCACGAAGCTCGGCGGGAACGTGAAGCTCATGGATCCGCACCGGGTGCTCATCGCGGGCCCCACACGCTGGAGCGGCACCGAGATCGTGTGCCCGCCCGCGCTGCGGCCGGCAGTGGTGATCCTGCTGGCGATGCTCGCCGCCAAGGGCACCTCGGTGCTGCGCAACGTGTACGTCATCAACCGCGGCTACGAGGATCTCGCCGAGCGGCTGAACAAGCTCGGCGCCCGGATCGAGACCTTCCGGGACATCTGA
- a CDS encoding MFS transporter encodes MREPLALRGFRSYWVAGTVGALGLSAMTVAVDVLVIDVLGASEGEVGLVRAAQFLPHLLLGLVAGAYVDRWRRRPTLVIASLAQSALLLAIPLLLLAGALSIPAVIVLLFAIGCCTVLISAAEKSYLPDLVPRRSLVLANARLGQSVTVAQTSGPALGGLLISVLSAQAALLVPVVGRVIGAVMLARIRRREPAPYPQSPRLLRGIGEGLRFLYRHRTLTPLALSTHVWFVANSIAVTVLSLFVLRGLGWSAGAYGLVLASAGVGGLLGALAAHRAARRLGEGDVIIAARLLCALAWAATALTPDGAPAGVSVVYLCVVQLVYGFSMGIEEPSEMAYQQAAAPRSMLGRVNASMRSVNRTAAVIGALVGGVLAGTAGFRPTFAIVAVVFAAAVGLVLLSPLRGGRSGLERDSKE; translated from the coding sequence ATGAGGGAGCCGCTCGCCCTGCGCGGATTCCGCAGCTACTGGGTGGCCGGGACGGTCGGGGCACTCGGGCTGTCGGCCATGACCGTCGCCGTCGACGTGCTGGTCATCGATGTGCTGGGTGCCTCGGAGGGGGAGGTCGGCCTGGTGCGCGCCGCCCAGTTCCTGCCGCATCTGCTGCTCGGACTCGTGGCAGGGGCGTATGTCGACCGGTGGCGCCGTCGGCCGACGCTCGTCATCGCGTCGCTCGCCCAGTCCGCGCTGCTGCTCGCCATCCCCTTGCTGCTGCTCGCCGGTGCGCTCTCGATCCCTGCGGTCATCGTGCTGCTGTTCGCGATCGGTTGCTGCACCGTGCTGATCTCCGCCGCGGAGAAGTCCTATCTGCCCGACCTCGTGCCGCGACGATCCCTGGTCCTCGCCAATGCGCGTCTGGGACAGTCCGTCACCGTCGCCCAGACCTCCGGTCCCGCGCTCGGCGGGCTGCTGATCAGTGTTCTCAGCGCTCAGGCCGCGCTGCTCGTCCCGGTCGTCGGCCGCGTGATCGGGGCGGTGATGCTCGCCCGGATCCGTCGCCGGGAGCCGGCTCCCTATCCGCAGTCGCCCCGTCTGCTCCGGGGCATCGGCGAGGGGCTGCGCTTCCTGTACCGCCATCGCACGCTGACTCCGTTGGCGCTGTCGACCCATGTGTGGTTCGTGGCCAACAGCATCGCCGTGACCGTGCTGAGCCTGTTCGTCCTGCGCGGGCTCGGGTGGTCCGCCGGGGCGTACGGGCTGGTGCTCGCCTCGGCCGGCGTCGGCGGTCTGCTCGGCGCACTGGCCGCGCACCGTGCCGCGAGGCGCCTCGGGGAGGGTGACGTGATCATCGCAGCCCGGCTCCTCTGCGCGCTGGCCTGGGCCGCCACCGCTCTGACGCCGGACGGGGCCCCGGCAGGGGTCTCGGTGGTGTATCTCTGCGTCGTCCAGCTGGTGTACGGCTTCTCGATGGGCATCGAGGAACCCAGCGAGATGGCGTACCAGCAGGCGGCGGCGCCGCGCTCGATGCTGGGCCGCGTCAACGCCTCGATGCGGTCGGTGAACCGTACCGCTGCCGTGATCGGGGCCCTGGTCGGGGGTGTCCTGGCCGGCACCGCCGGTTTCCGGCCGACGTTCGCGATCGTCGCCGTCGTCTTCGCCGCGGCCGTCGGCCTCGTCCTCCTCTCGCCCCTGCGCGGCGGCAGGAGCGGGCTGGAACGGGACTCGAAGGAGTAG
- a CDS encoding OsmC family protein gives MSVVAAQPQLKSVRAHGRWQGRMRTESQVRSFTVASDEPEAVGGTDTAPTPMELIAGAVNGCLTVVIETVAAELGLTLTALETSSHAHMDVRGFQGTAEVSPHFQDFLLTLTLDIDGDEVTRGALRRLSEMRCPAVNLVRDAGVDLVIDWRFGRDGT, from the coding sequence ATGAGCGTCGTGGCCGCTCAGCCGCAGCTGAAGTCCGTCCGCGCCCACGGCAGGTGGCAGGGCCGGATGCGCACCGAGAGCCAGGTGCGCTCCTTCACCGTGGCCAGCGACGAGCCGGAGGCCGTCGGCGGCACGGACACCGCGCCGACCCCGATGGAGCTGATCGCCGGCGCCGTGAACGGCTGCCTGACCGTGGTGATCGAGACGGTCGCCGCCGAGCTCGGTCTGACGCTGACCGCGCTGGAGACCTCCTCGCACGCCCACATGGACGTGCGCGGGTTCCAGGGCACCGCCGAGGTCTCCCCGCACTTCCAGGACTTCCTGCTGACTCTCACCCTGGACATCGACGGGGACGAGGTCACGCGCGGTGCGCTCCGGCGGCTCAGCGAGATGCGCTGCCCGGCCGTGAACCTGGTGCGGGATGCGGGCGTGGATCTCGTGATCGACTGGCGGTTCGGTCGGGACGGGACCTGA